One Desulfatiglans sp. genomic region harbors:
- a CDS encoding EamA family transporter: MDWRILALVSAAFSAAAAIAEKKSLFKIDALEFSAILSLFAFILAVPFAFFFDFAEINSQALSVLFIKSIFNAIAFYSVMAALKRLDISGSLPLMDLNPGAVAIVAFIFLNESLNIWQISGLILVIIGTYLINVKKGNHILAPFTIFIRSRGHNYILIALIAFTITSVLDKVIVGNFRIKPEAFMFFQHLFNLFLFSLAFIAIRKKGAAECFTESIKNGWPLIAFIGVLTIGYRYSQILAVAGGKVALVLALKRLSVFIACLVGGKLFRETGLAVRLTATLVLLAGTFLITAIK, from the coding sequence ATGGACTGGCGTATTCTTGCACTGGTATCGGCTGCCTTTTCGGCAGCCGCTGCCATCGCTGAAAAAAAATCCCTATTTAAGATAGATGCGCTTGAATTTTCAGCCATCCTTTCTCTTTTTGCATTTATACTTGCAGTGCCCTTTGCCTTTTTCTTCGATTTTGCGGAGATAAACAGCCAGGCATTGTCTGTTCTTTTTATAAAGAGTATTTTCAATGCAATTGCATTCTACTCTGTTATGGCCGCCCTGAAAAGGCTTGATATCAGCGGCTCTCTCCCACTTATGGATCTTAACCCCGGCGCTGTTGCCATTGTTGCCTTTATTTTTCTGAATGAAAGCCTGAACATCTGGCAGATATCAGGGCTTATACTGGTTATTATAGGGACATACCTTATTAATGTGAAAAAGGGTAACCACATCCTTGCCCCATTTACCATATTCATAAGATCAAGGGGACACAACTATATACTCATTGCACTTATCGCATTCACAATCACCTCTGTGCTTGACAAGGTTATTGTTGGCAATTTCAGGATTAAGCCTGAGGCATTCATGTTTTTCCAGCACCTCTTTAACCTGTTTCTGTTCAGCCTGGCATTTATAGCCATCAGGAAGAAAGGGGCCGCTGAATGTTTTACCGAATCAATTAAAAACGGCTGGCCTCTTATTGCATTTATCGGAGTACTCACAATAGGTTACAGGTATTCACAGATCCTGGCTGTGGCTGGCGGCAAGGTGGCCCTTGTGCTGGCATTAAAAAGACTCTCGGTTTTCATTGCATGCCTTGTGGGAGGAAAACTCTTTCGTGAAACAGGGCTTGCTGTCCGGCTCACCGCCACCCTTGTTCTCTTGGCCGGCACATTCCTGATAACCGCTATAAAGTAA
- the rmuC gene encoding DNA recombination protein RmuC, whose protein sequence is MTEILLYIIIALIVAACIMLIILLKRSYRFDTTTITSRLDSFEKAQERTERAVKEEVAQNRVELGNASKEQRLELSAAFKSFGNSVIQRMGELTHTQKGQLEAMSAAIARLSDSVEKKMEDAKVTLEGRLRNIQDDNAKQLEQMRQVVDEKLQGTLEKRLGESFRLVSERLELVHKGLGEMQALATGVGDLKKVLTNVKTRGTWGEVQLGALLEQVLTPEQFATNIATKEGAERVEFAIKLPGQGAEKDDMVYLPIDAKFPIEDYQRLIEAQERADVEVIEIAGRQLEARVKSCAYDICSKYINPPKTTDFAILFLPIEGLFAEVIRRSGLIDAVQRECRVVVAGPTTLWSIMNSLQMGFRTLAIQRRSSEVWNLLAAVKTEWTRYGDILDAVQKKINQASDTIEKARIRSRAVGKKLKDVQELPAGEATGFLPLGFSEDDEEVKAEEVM, encoded by the coding sequence GTGACAGAGATCCTGTTATATATAATAATCGCCCTTATAGTAGCAGCATGTATTATGCTGATTATTCTGCTGAAAAGATCATACAGATTTGATACCACAACGATAACCTCACGTCTTGATTCCTTTGAAAAGGCGCAGGAGCGCACTGAACGAGCAGTTAAAGAGGAGGTTGCTCAGAATAGAGTCGAACTGGGCAATGCATCAAAAGAGCAGAGGCTTGAGCTTTCAGCAGCATTCAAGAGCTTTGGGAATTCTGTGATACAGCGAATGGGCGAGCTGACCCATACCCAGAAGGGCCAGCTTGAGGCCATGTCAGCCGCAATAGCAAGGCTCTCTGACTCTGTTGAAAAAAAGATGGAGGATGCAAAGGTCACTCTTGAGGGCAGGCTCAGGAACATACAGGATGATAATGCAAAACAGCTTGAACAGATGCGCCAGGTCGTAGATGAAAAACTTCAGGGTACACTGGAAAAACGGCTGGGCGAATCCTTTAGATTGGTGAGCGAACGGCTTGAACTGGTTCATAAAGGGCTTGGAGAGATGCAGGCGCTTGCCACAGGCGTTGGGGACCTCAAAAAGGTACTTACAAACGTCAAGACCCGTGGAACATGGGGTGAGGTGCAGCTTGGCGCACTCCTGGAGCAGGTGCTTACCCCTGAGCAGTTCGCAACCAATATCGCCACAAAGGAGGGTGCTGAGCGTGTTGAGTTTGCAATAAAATTGCCGGGGCAGGGCGCAGAAAAGGATGATATGGTCTATCTTCCAATTGATGCCAAGTTTCCGATAGAGGATTATCAACGCCTGATTGAGGCACAGGAGAGGGCAGATGTAGAGGTAATTGAGATTGCAGGCAGGCAGCTTGAGGCACGGGTTAAGTCATGTGCATATGATATCTGCTCAAAGTATATAAACCCGCCAAAGACCACCGATTTTGCCATTCTTTTTCTTCCCATTGAGGGGCTCTTTGCAGAGGTTATCCGCAGGAGCGGTTTAATAGATGCTGTTCAGCGTGAGTGCCGTGTAGTGGTTGCAGGCCCTACTACATTATGGTCCATCATGAATAGTCTCCAGATGGGTTTCAGGACCCTTGCGATTCAGCGGCGTTCAAGCGAGGTCTGGAACCTGCTTGCAGCTGTTAAGACCGAGTGGACAAGGTATGGAGATATCCTGGATGCAGTTCAGAAAAAGATAAATCAGGCATCTGATACAATTGAAAAGGCCAGGATAAGATCAAGGGCGGTTGGAAAAAAACTAAAGGATGTCCAGGAGCTGCCTGCAGGTGAGGCAACAGGCTTTTTGCCTTTGGGTTTTTCAGAAGATGATGAAGAGGTAAAAGCAGAAGAGGTTATGTAA
- a CDS encoding divergent polysaccharide deacetylase family protein, whose translation MPEKDLIMGRRAFLYKSALFFAGSLLGFKGLSTSVARACITNPKIAIIIDDIGFSEERLKEFLDIGASLTFSILPRLPMSASLAEKIHNSGYEIMLHQPMEPLDPSVDPGPGALYVEDPPEKITCTIKENIAETPYVTGINNHMGSRFTACGNEMKEVLTVVRDNGLFFVDSLTTNRSTGYRTAKTMNISAARRNIFIDNVQDEAHIGMQLENLKGLAQLFGQATGIGHPFHETARALRSFYNNIRVTDISLVPVSTLLT comes from the coding sequence ATGCCGGAAAAAGACTTGATAATGGGAAGAAGGGCCTTTTTATATAAAAGCGCCCTGTTTTTTGCTGGTAGTCTCCTTGGTTTTAAAGGTCTTTCAACCTCTGTTGCCCGTGCCTGCATTACTAACCCCAAAATAGCGATTATTATAGATGATATAGGCTTCAGTGAGGAGAGATTAAAGGAGTTTCTTGATATCGGGGCATCTCTCACCTTTTCAATACTTCCCAGGCTTCCCATGTCTGCATCTCTTGCAGAAAAGATACATAATTCCGGTTATGAGATAATGCTCCATCAGCCAATGGAGCCCCTTGACCCATCTGTTGATCCGGGGCCAGGTGCATTATATGTTGAAGACCCGCCTGAAAAAATAACCTGTACTATAAAGGAGAATATTGCTGAGACCCCCTATGTAACAGGCATCAACAATCACATGGGGTCAAGGTTTACCGCATGCGGAAATGAGATGAAGGAGGTGCTCACGGTTGTAAGGGATAACGGGCTCTTTTTTGTGGACAGTCTTACCACCAATCGTTCTACAGGTTACCGGACAGCAAAGACAATGAATATCTCCGCTGCAAGACGGAACATCTTTATAGACAATGTCCAGGATGAGGCGCATATAGGCATGCAGCTTGAAAACCTAAAGGGGCTTGCACAACTCTTTGGCCAGGCAACCGGTATCGGCCACCCCTTTCATGAAACCGCCAGGGCATTAAGAAGTTTTTACAATAACATCAGGGTAACGGATATTTCCCTTGTGCCGGTCTCAACCCTTTTGACCTGA
- a CDS encoding hydrogenase: protein DYKRERWKVLGAIKDPKKTVVGFVAPAVRSVIASHYKLPFDKASPFIAGLLKKMGFDRVFDFCFAADLTILEETTEFINRVTNKGIMPQFTSCCPGWVNYVERRHPELIPHLSSCKSPQQMMGATVKNHFSEWANIPKKDLFVVSIVPCLAKKSEAAREEFAPEGIRDVDCVLTTTELIEMVEITFTDVNEVELSEFDDPYKQVTGAGVLFGASGGVAEAALRMAAEKLSGQAQLAQLEFEAVRGFEGIKEATVNLGGNKLRVAVVSGLHNAEQVIERVKEGVDTGYDLIEVMTCPGGCISGAGHPVPKKIDSLEKRQQVLINIDKTSKFRKSQDNPDIINLYTEFYGEPNSEKAHHLLHTHYFNRKGKITKSSKMGDSVFKTQVIEICVCEKCIANGVGDFIRALNQKIEERKLQDGIRIVPLHLKDCPGKEFLIKVNGIKVSQTELDSFLRLTRPVEMEPISEGA, encoded by the coding sequence GATTACAAGAGAGAAAGATGGAAGGTGCTGGGCGCTATCAAAGACCCGAAAAAGACGGTTGTAGGTTTTGTTGCACCTGCAGTAAGAAGCGTTATTGCCTCACATTATAAACTGCCCTTTGACAAGGCATCTCCCTTTATAGCCGGGCTTCTTAAAAAGATGGGTTTTGACAGGGTCTTTGACTTCTGTTTTGCCGCAGACCTGACCATCCTTGAAGAGACAACAGAATTTATTAACAGGGTAACTAACAAGGGTATAATGCCCCAGTTTACATCATGCTGTCCGGGGTGGGTCAATTATGTTGAACGCAGACATCCCGAACTAATACCGCACCTCTCCTCATGCAAATCACCTCAGCAGATGATGGGTGCTACAGTTAAGAACCATTTTTCCGAGTGGGCAAATATACCTAAAAAAGACCTTTTTGTAGTGTCCATAGTACCATGTCTCGCTAAAAAGTCTGAGGCGGCAAGGGAGGAGTTTGCACCCGAGGGTATACGCGATGTTGACTGCGTTCTTACCACAACAGAACTCATTGAGATGGTAGAGATAACATTCACTGATGTTAATGAGGTGGAGCTATCTGAGTTTGATGACCCCTACAAACAGGTCACAGGGGCCGGTGTTCTTTTTGGCGCATCAGGCGGTGTGGCCGAGGCCGCACTCAGGATGGCCGCTGAAAAACTCTCAGGACAGGCACAGCTTGCCCAGCTTGAGTTTGAGGCCGTAAGGGGTTTTGAAGGGATAAAGGAGGCAACTGTTAACCTGGGTGGCAATAAGCTCAGGGTTGCTGTTGTAAGCGGTCTTCACAATGCTGAACAGGTAATAGAAAGGGTAAAGGAGGGTGTTGATACGGGGTATGACCTTATAGAGGTCATGACATGCCCGGGCGGATGTATATCCGGGGCCGGACACCCTGTGCCCAAAAAGATTGACTCTCTTGAAAAAAGACAGCAGGTCCTGATCAATATAGACAAGACCTCCAAATTCAGGAAGTCCCAGGATAACCCGGATATCATAAATCTTTATACAGAGTTTTATGGTGAACCCAACTCTGAAAAGGCACACCATCTGCTGCATACCCATTATTTCAACAGGAAAGGCAAGATCACCAAGTCCAGCAAGATGGGTGATTCTGTTTTCAAGACCCAGGTCATTGAGATATGTGTATGTGAAAAATGTATTGCAAACGGCGTTGGAGACTTTATCAGGGCGCTTAATCAGAAGATTGAAGAACGTAAACTTCAAGATGGTATCCGCATAGTGCCTCTGCACCTGAAGGACTGCCCTGGCAAGGAATTCCTGATAAAGGTAAATGGTATAAAGGTAAGCCAGACAGAGCTGGACAGCTTTCTCAGGCTTACACGGCCAGTAGAGATGGAACCTATATCTGAGGGGGCATAA